From the genome of Neodiprion pinetum isolate iyNeoPine1 chromosome 3, iyNeoPine1.2, whole genome shotgun sequence, one region includes:
- the LOC138190637 gene encoding uncharacterized protein has protein sequence MRELGYRVTEQWECEFDRSLRENDEMREYVATHPLIAGTATSEALNPRDAFYGGRTGNASRYYEVKTDAAGNAYEEIRYVDVCSLYPFICKNGRFPVGHPTVYVGEECKLLTGSSGCDITRVEGLIKCRVLPPRNLYHPVLPVRMHDKLMFALCRSCCQSLNQDECRHDDEAAREFEGTWVSIELKKAVEMGYKIRSISEIWSYTVTSFDPTTRQGGHFAGYIDTFLKIKQEASGWPAECEDESARMRYLDEYERVEGIRLDRDRIAKNPGMRSVSKLCLNSFWGKFGQRENLVKTEVIKTRQQLLELLTNPEVEVSGLLPVNDEVLYVRWSHAQHSVEPSALANVVIASYTTAQARLKLFSFLEKLDRRVLYYDTDSVIYTRNLRRPNEYEPPTGNFLGDLTDELVSYGRGSFIRAFVSGGPKFYAFIIKRPNGEEVEICKVKGISLNHATSSKINFEAIKRMVVEAAAPIPLEYRAIRRTELHAVVTRSEHKTCKPVYVKRRCCITSFDTLPYGYRTG, from the coding sequence ATGCGCGAATTGGGTTACCGCGTGACGGAACAGTGGGAATGCGAGTTTGATCGGAGCTTGAGGGAGAACGATGAGATGAGGGAGTACGTGGCAACACACCCGCTGATCGCTGGCACTGCCACGAGCGAAGCACTCAATCCGCGTGATGCGTTCTACGGCGGTCGAACGGGGAACGCTTCCCGATACTACGAGGTGAAAACAGATGCAGCGGGCAACGCGTACGAGGAAATACGATACGTCGATGTTTGCTCGTTGTATCCGTTCATCTGTAAGAATGGAAGGTTCCCTGTTGGCCACCCGACGGTCTACGTTGGAGAGGAGTGTAAGCTCTTGACAGGGTCGAGCGGTTGCGACATCACGCGAGTTGAGGGGCTCATCAAGTGCCGAGTTTTACCGCCTCGCAATCTTTATCACCCTGTTTTGCCGGTGCGCATGCATGACAAACTCATGTTTGCCTTGTGCCGCTCATGTTGTCAGAGTTTGAACCAGGACGAGTGTAGACATGATGACGAGGCTGCGCGAGAATTCGAGGGCACGTGGGTGTcgatcgaattaaaaaaagccGTGGAAATGGGATACAAGATCAGGAGCATAAGCGAGATCTGGTCGTATACGGTGACATCGTTTGACCCGACTACTCGTCAAGGTGGGCATTTCGCCGGCTATATCGACACCTTCCTCAAGATTAAGCAAGAGGCAAGCGGCTGGCCTGCTGAATGCGAGGACGAGTCGGCTCGAATGCGCTACCTTGATGAGTATGAGCGGGTCGAGGGTATACGGCTAGATCGCGACCGTATTGCTAAGAATCCCGGCATGCGATCAGTTTCCAAATTATGTTTAAATTCGTTTTGGGGCAAGTTCGGGCAACGCGAGAATCTGGTAAAAACAGAGGTCATAAAGACGCGTCAGCAGCTGCTCGAGCTTTTGACCAACCCTGAAGTCGAGGTGTCCGGTTTGCTGCCCGTGAACGACGAAGTGTTGTACGTGCGTTGGTCGCACGCGCAACACAGCGTTGAACCGTCAGCGCTGGCAAACGTCGTGATTGCCTCGTACACCACTGCCCAGGCTCGGCTGAAGCTCTTCTCGTTCCTTGAGAAGCTCGATCGGCGCGTGCTCTATTACGACACCGATTCAGTAATTTATACCCGAAACCTCCGAAGGCCAAACGAGTATGAACCTCCCACGGGTAACTTTCTTGGCGACCTGACGGACGAGTTGGTGTCTTACGGCCGTGGGAGTTTTATACGCGCTTTCGTCTCGGGAGGGCCAAAATTCTATGCTTTTATCATTAAACGTCCGAATGGTGAAGAGGTGGAAATTTGCAAGGTGAAAGGCATATCACTGAATCACGCAACGAGCTCGAAAATCAACTTCGAGGCCATCAAGCGGATGGTGGTAGAAGCCGCTGCACCCATTCCCTTGGAGTATCGCGCCATTCGCCGAACGGAACTGCACGCAGTCGTGACGCGCTCCGAGCACAAAACGTGTAAACCGGTGTACGTGAAAAGGCGTTGTTGCATCACGAGTTTCGATACGCTGCCCTACGGTTATCGCACTGGATGA
- the LOC124214454 gene encoding uncharacterized protein F54H12.2-like codes for MAFLHAHSGECMKSELDLFSLPPTQTSIEAGQWVHYKPVSSLTDDSPIEFVVPGNGDEYIDLAHTMLSVRVKLQPSAPTPPAGEGNAATPHATPVNNLLHSMFNQVDIFFNQKLVSPANNSYAYRAYIETLLNYAPPAKKSHLSSALWYDSEDGVSDVYDADAVGADRGFIERKRIMSNARTVDLIGHLHCDVFNQDKFLINGVELRLRLVRSRDSFCIMEAENRHKLHILETSLLVRRMKISPGILLAHARTLAKGTAKYPVTRVEVKSFTIHAGVQAETLDNVILGQLPKRVIIGFVSNKAFNGDRQRNPFNFQNYSLNFLSLYVDGVQVPSKPLQMSFGKDELYVDAYHTLFSGTGIHFLNEGNGIGRQQFAKGNCLLAFDLTPDLSANCTSHWSLIKHGTLRVEVRFDDALKETVNCLVYAEFDNLIEVDAARQVITDFSG; via the coding sequence ATGGCCTTCCTGCACGCGCACTCGGGTGAGTGTATGAAGTCGGAACTGGATTTGTTTTCTCTACCACCAACGCAGACGTCTATTGAGGCTGGTCAATGGGTACACTACAAGCCCGTATCATCTCTAACCGACGATTCCCCGATTGAATTTGTTGTACCTGGAAACGGTGATGAGTACATCGATTTGGCACACACTATGCTTAGCGTACGAGTGAAGCTACAACCGTCTGCTCCTACCCCACCGGCAGGCGAAGGCAACGCGGCTACTCCGCATGCCACTCCGGTAAACAATCTGCTTCACTCGATGTTCAATCAAGTCgatatattcttcaatcaAAAACTAGTCTCACCAGCCAACAACTCTTACGCCTATCGAGCATATATAGAGACTCTACTGAATTACGCACCCCCTGCCAAGAAATCTCATCTTTCTTCGGCTCTATGGTACGACAGCGAGGATGGAGTATCGGATGTATACGACGCCGACGCCGTCGGTGCTGACCGAGGTTTCATCGAACGCAAAAGGATCATGAGCAATGCACGTACCGTTGATCTGATTGGACATCTGCACTGTGACGTATTTAATcaagacaaatttttaatcaacggTGTGGAACTGCGTCTTCGACTTGTGAGATCAAGAGACAGTTTTTGCATCATGGAAGCCGAAAATCGCCACAAGCTGCACATACTGGAAACTTCACTGCTCGTTCGCCGAATGAAGATCAGCCCTGGAATCTTGCTGGCGCACGCACGGACGCTAGCCAAAGGTACGGCAAAATATCCCGTAACCAGAGTCGAGGTGAAGTCTTTCACCATACACGCAGGAGTACAGGCAGAAACACTGGACAATGTCATACTCGGACAACTACCGAAACGAGTGATAATCGGTTTTGTCAGCAATAAAGCCTTCAACGGCGACAGACAGCGCAAtccgtttaattttcaaaactactcTTTGAATTTCCTGTCGTTGTACGTCGACGGGGTGCAAGTCCCATCGAAGCCGCTACAGATGAGTTTTGGCAAAGACGAACTCTACGTGGACGCTTATCACACCCTCTTCTCCGGTACGGGGATTCATTTTCTGAACGAAGGAAACGGTATCGGCCGGCAGCAGTTCGCTAAAGGAAATTGTCTATTGGCTTTTGACCTAACCCCCGATCTCTCAGCCAACTGTACATCGCACTGGTCGCTCATCAAACATGGAACTCTCAGGGTCGAAGTGCGGTTCGACGATGCTCTCAAAGAAACTGTGAATTGCCTAGTGTACGCTGAATTTGATAATCTTATTGAAGTTGATGCTGCACGTCAGGTcattacagatttttcggGCTAA
- the LOC124215597 gene encoding XK-related protein 7-like isoform X1 — protein sequence MSDKQIGMDLQKAIKTDVLRAVTTDVQQQLETNVQQQFKIDEQKDLDNSVKFNMTGMTMNTDGNNNESESTVNLTVVDPQNACDESNPLAPRKKPDNARSNDNAVDETPSVSNFTLACNACSIVSYFIFLTGNIRLVIEYWTSDKKEHLIFMIVLLILTSAIIAGVSAKMQYYEVETSTTEVENLRKKRSRLDKLANLKVPFWLAVLFQLDVLLRCVRRLCHGLAVRMYGAKGNLEKQYGWYDAMLKDNADLALLDLIRSFVASAPQLILQLTLFFDQGLDSVPLWKIFTWSITVICLGLAMETYHCAVRLPQPDKRRITKPGEVFMSLWYCCTIGARILLIAITASKWPSYTLLGCTVNWLGWTTWIYVQKNGVLNFCRDRTKSEPTEPTRLELLGTFLFSAVIAVVYMFTAVILKDGSTFLRYCFYYGLMTLQNGAMLILFIYFSSTPVENYLILDASCILAMTLFFIGIAAMMMYYLFFQPTVKITYVTCSPV from the exons ATGTCAGATAAGCAAATTGGCATGGACCTACAAAAAGCGATTAAAACGGACGTACTACGAGCCGTTACAACAGATGTGCAACAGCAGTTAGAAACGAACGTGCAACAACAATTCAAAATAGACGAGCAAAAGGACTTGGATAACTCTGTAAAATTCAATATGACTGGAATGACAATGAACACAGACGGCAATAACAACGAGAGTGAAAGTACCGTGAATTTAACAGTAGTTGATCCACAAAATGCATGCGATGAGAGCAATCCTCTCGCACCCAGAAAGAAACCAGATAATGCAAGGTCAAATGATAACGCCGTCGACGAAACACCCAgcgtttcaaattttacactgGCGTGTAATGCATGTTCCATTGTGAGCTATTTCATCTTCTTAACCGGCAATATTCGGCTTGTGATCGAGTATTGGACATCCGATAAGAAGGAACACCTAATTTTTATGATCGTGCTGCTCATACTGACATCGGCAATAATCGCCGGGGTCAGTGCAAAAATGCAGTATTATGAGGTG GAAACATCAACAACGGAGGTGGAAAAtctaagaaagaaaagaagccGGTTGGATAAACTAGCCAATCTTAAGGTACCATTCTGGCTGGCTGTTCTTTTCCAACTTGATGTGCTCTTGCGCTGCGTACGCCGCCTGTGTCATGGATTAGCCGTCCGAATGTACGGGGCGAAGGGAAATTTGGAGAAGCAATATGGTTGGTACGATGCGATGCTCAAGGACAATGCGGATCTAGCGCTGCTTGACCTGATCAGAAGTTTCGTGGCCTCAGCACCGCAGCTCATTCTACAGCTGACGCTTTTTTTCGACCAGGGGTTGGATTCAG TACCTTTGTGGAAGATATTTACCTGGAGTATTACCGTGATCTGCCTCGGCTTGGCAATGGAAACATATCATTGCGCGGTTCGCTTGCCCCAACCGGACAAGCGTCGGATAACTAAACCCGGAGAGGTTTTCATGTCCCTGTGGTATTGTTGTACAATTG GTGCTCGGATCCTTCTAATCGCCATCACAGCAAGCAAATGGCCATCATACACGTTGCTCGGTTGCACGGTCAATTGGTTGGGATGGACAACGTGGATATACGTACAGAAGAATGGAGTGCTGAACTTTTGTCGCGATCGGACAAAATCTGAACCAACCGAACCGACGCGTCTAGAATTATTAGGGACATTCCTTTTTTCAGCCGTCATAGCTGTAGTCTACATGTTCACTGCAGTCATTTTGAAAGATGGGTCCACTTTCCTTAGGTACTGCTTTTACTATGGGCTAATGACACTGCAAAATGGAGCAATGCTCATACTTTTCATATATTTCAGCAGTACACCTGTTGAAAACTATTTGATTTTAGATGCGTCTTGTATTCTCGCCATGACATTGTTTTTCATTGGCATTGCTGCCATGATGATGTATTATCTATTTTTCCAACCAACAGTGAAAATCACATACGTAACATGCTCTCCAGTATAA
- the LOC124215597 gene encoding XK-related protein 4-like isoform X2 codes for MSDKQIGMDLQKAIKTDVLRAVTTDVQQQLETNVQQQFKIDEQKDLDNSVKFNMTGMTMNTDGNNNESESTVNLTVVDPQNACDESNPLAPRKKPDNARSNDNAVDETPSVSNFTLACNACSIETSTTEVENLRKKRSRLDKLANLKVPFWLAVLFQLDVLLRCVRRLCHGLAVRMYGAKGNLEKQYGWYDAMLKDNADLALLDLIRSFVASAPQLILQLTLFFDQGLDSVPLWKIFTWSITVICLGLAMETYHCAVRLPQPDKRRITKPGEVFMSLWYCCTIGARILLIAITASKWPSYTLLGCTVNWLGWTTWIYVQKNGVLNFCRDRTKSEPTEPTRLELLGTFLFSAVIAVVYMFTAVILKDGSTFLRYCFYYGLMTLQNGAMLILFIYFSSTPVENYLILDASCILAMTLFFIGIAAMMMYYLFFQPTVKITYVTCSPV; via the exons ATGTCAGATAAGCAAATTGGCATGGACCTACAAAAAGCGATTAAAACGGACGTACTACGAGCCGTTACAACAGATGTGCAACAGCAGTTAGAAACGAACGTGCAACAACAATTCAAAATAGACGAGCAAAAGGACTTGGATAACTCTGTAAAATTCAATATGACTGGAATGACAATGAACACAGACGGCAATAACAACGAGAGTGAAAGTACCGTGAATTTAACAGTAGTTGATCCACAAAATGCATGCGATGAGAGCAATCCTCTCGCACCCAGAAAGAAACCAGATAATGCAAGGTCAAATGATAACGCCGTCGACGAAACACCCAgcgtttcaaattttacactgGCGTGTAATGCATGTTCCATT GAAACATCAACAACGGAGGTGGAAAAtctaagaaagaaaagaagccGGTTGGATAAACTAGCCAATCTTAAGGTACCATTCTGGCTGGCTGTTCTTTTCCAACTTGATGTGCTCTTGCGCTGCGTACGCCGCCTGTGTCATGGATTAGCCGTCCGAATGTACGGGGCGAAGGGAAATTTGGAGAAGCAATATGGTTGGTACGATGCGATGCTCAAGGACAATGCGGATCTAGCGCTGCTTGACCTGATCAGAAGTTTCGTGGCCTCAGCACCGCAGCTCATTCTACAGCTGACGCTTTTTTTCGACCAGGGGTTGGATTCAG TACCTTTGTGGAAGATATTTACCTGGAGTATTACCGTGATCTGCCTCGGCTTGGCAATGGAAACATATCATTGCGCGGTTCGCTTGCCCCAACCGGACAAGCGTCGGATAACTAAACCCGGAGAGGTTTTCATGTCCCTGTGGTATTGTTGTACAATTG GTGCTCGGATCCTTCTAATCGCCATCACAGCAAGCAAATGGCCATCATACACGTTGCTCGGTTGCACGGTCAATTGGTTGGGATGGACAACGTGGATATACGTACAGAAGAATGGAGTGCTGAACTTTTGTCGCGATCGGACAAAATCTGAACCAACCGAACCGACGCGTCTAGAATTATTAGGGACATTCCTTTTTTCAGCCGTCATAGCTGTAGTCTACATGTTCACTGCAGTCATTTTGAAAGATGGGTCCACTTTCCTTAGGTACTGCTTTTACTATGGGCTAATGACACTGCAAAATGGAGCAATGCTCATACTTTTCATATATTTCAGCAGTACACCTGTTGAAAACTATTTGATTTTAGATGCGTCTTGTATTCTCGCCATGACATTGTTTTTCATTGGCATTGCTGCCATGATGATGTATTATCTATTTTTCCAACCAACAGTGAAAATCACATACGTAACATGCTCTCCAGTATAA
- the robl gene encoding dynein light chain roadblock-type 2, with protein sequence MAQEVEETMKRIQSHKGVVGTIVVNSEGIPIKSTLDNTTTIQYAGLISQLSDKARSVVRDLDPTNDLTFLRIRSKKHEVMVAPDKEFILIVVQNPVD encoded by the exons ATG GCACAAGAAGTCGAGGAAACCATGAAGCGTATTCAATCCCACAAGGGAGTGGTTGGAACGATTGTAGTCAACTCTGAAG GAATTCCAATAAAATCGACGTTAGACAACACGACAACAATTCAATATGCAGGGCTGATTAGTCAGCTATCCGACAAAGCTCGTTCAGTGGTACGAGATCTGGATCCCACTAATGATCTCACTTTCTTGCGAATCCGAAGCAAGAAGCATGAGGTGATGGTCGCCCCGGATAAAGAATTTATACTTATAGTTGTGCAAAATCCTGTCGATTGa
- the LOC124215599 gene encoding XK-related protein 6, giving the protein MRGIHLNMLSPVRIHEARRTHEGVESLRGRLGNNCAENTDNPESCIEYDDETDRPDESASVTRWDIIFLSFSIVTHIFDIGADINLAARYLIYNKITYFAWTVVFIIFPTFVNTFISFRINYQDRQLGLIPVNEDGKQGGMITATTRAARRKTWCILVLLFQFAPVLRYWDSLRYAMKARRCKKAGDLVGQRRYYLKMIKEDQNVALLRVFECFLEAAPQQILQLTILLKDDDLSELTFQLLQIGSVCSSLVSMGWSMASYHRTIRLAQHDKPNIDLVGTILQFLWHFCVTVSRILSISVVASMQPLYTGLACACHWAIMTTWLAAEPGGAAEFCRDVNNSPLSPLTVLERIRSALFAAVLGTVYVFTYLNPTDGHTFVRHLFYYALCSVENGAAAALWATEANQKLRDRWYFEFLIVLCTVPFCIGIAAMILYYVYFHPTTKRKNSPPEQVTAVS; this is encoded by the exons ATGCGTGGAATTCATTTGAACATGCTATCACCGGTGCGCATCCATGAAGCCAGGAGGACACATGAAGGTGTGGAAAGTTTGCGAGGGAGGTTAGGCAACAACTGCGCTGAGAACACTGACAATCCAGAGAGTTGCATTGAGTATGACGATGAAACCGACCGACCAGATGAAAGTGCCAGTGTAACACGTTGGGATATAATATTTCTGAGTTTCTCTATCGTTACCCATATTTTCGATATCGGAGCTGACATCAACTTAGCGGCTCGATATCTGATCTATAACAAGATAACGTATTTTGCTTGGACTGTCgtgttcataatttttccgaCATTTGTAAATACGTTCATCAGCTTCAGAATAAATTACCAGGACCGCCAG CTCGGCCTAATCCCTGTCAACGAGGATGGAAAGCAAGGTGGTATGATAACGGCAACAACTAGGGCTGCAAGGAGAAAGACATGGTGCATTTTGGTgcttttgtttcaatttgcTCCAGTTCTCCGCTACTGGGATAGTCTTAGATATGCGATGAAAGCACGAAGGTGCAAAAAAGCTGGGGACCTAGTCGGACAACGGCGATATTATCTGAAAATGATTAAGGAAGATCAGAATGTTGCACTGCTCAGAGTTTTCGAATGTTTCCTCGAGGCTGCACCTCAGCAAATCCTTCAACTTACCATTCTGCTTAAAGACGATGATTTATCTGAATTGACTTTTCAAT TGTTGCAGATAGGCAGCGTATGCAGCTCCCTTGTGAGCATGGGTTGGTCTATGGCGAGTTATCATCGAACAATCCGTTTGGCTCAACATGACAAACCAAACATTGACCTTGTTGGAACAATTCTTCAATTCTTGTGGCATTTCTGTGTTACtg TGTCACGCATCTTGTCGATCAGCGTTGTTGCAAGCATGCAGCCCTTATACACAGGGCTAGCCTGTGCTTGTCATTGGGCAATCATGACTACCTGGTTGGCTGCAGAGCCTGGCGGAGCAGCAGAATTTTGCCGTGACGTAAATAACTCGCCACTCTCCCCATTGACAGTACTCGAGAGAATAAGATCTGCACTTTTTGCTGCTGTGCTTGGCACCGTTTATGTATTCACATACCTGAATCCAACCGATGGTCATACTTTTGTCAGACACTTATTTTACTATGCATTATGCTCCGTAGAGAACGGGGCTGCCGCAGCTTTATGGGCTACGGAAGCCAATCAGAAGCTCCGAGATCGTTggtatttcgaatttttgataGTTCTTTGTACTGTACCATTTTGTATAGGTATCGCAGCCATGATTCTTTACTACGTGTATTTTCACCCCACAACTAAACGCAAAAATTCCCCCCCTGAACAAGTCACTGCAGTCAGTTGA
- the Syx16 gene encoding syntaxin-16 isoform X1, which produces MATRSLTEPFILMRNNASQTRHIYSEQNLSDRMALVAPESMTGGDVELGGLNLAGDAPPAWSDALEETQYILSRLRAKLAELKELHAKHLTRPTLDDTSQEERQMEQLTREMGRAFTSGHRQVQLIKTAARQESRASERRLAASAAVALSTALQELGLSYRAAQSHYLQQLNSREERSRQYFEEDQEFVSVEPSDSWATDLKFAQVGGSNYEQQHERQLQQEVLLEFDDEERTREAMIREQEVGHIVQSISDLNHIFKDLAHMVQDQGSVLDRIDYNVEQTQIQVQEGYKQLKKADTYQRANRKLYCIMVLTISIIFLSFLFVIFKT; this is translated from the exons ATGGCGACTCGAAGTTTAACAGAACCTTTTATTCTTATGCGTAACAATGCATCACAGACTCGACACATATACTCTGAACaa AATTTGTCGGACAGAATGGCTCTTGTAGCCCCGGAATCAATGACTGGAGGTGACGTCGAGCTAGGGGGTTTGAATTTGGCTGGAGATGCACCACCTGCATGGTCTGATGCTCTGGAAGAAACCCAATACATCCTTAGtagactgcgagcaaagcttgCTGAATTAAAGGAACTTCATGCAAAGCATTTGACCAGGCCAACGTTGGATGACACGTCTCAG GAAGAAAGGCAGATGGAGCAATTGACCAGAGAGATGGGAAGAGCATTTACAAGTGGCCATCGGCAAGTGCAACTTATCAAGACAGCTGCCAGACAAGAAAGTAGAGCAAGTGAACGTCGACTTGCAGCCAGTGCCGCAGTAGCTCTTTCCACTGCTCTCCAGGAGCTGGGGTTATCCTATCGAGCTGCGCAAAGCCACTACTTACAGC AATTGAATTCGAGAGAAGAAAGAAGTCGGCAGTACTTTGAGGAAGATCAAGAGTTTGTTTCTGTTGAACCATCGGATTCATGGGCAACAGATTTAAAGTTTGCTCAGGTTGGTGGAAGTAACTATGAACAACAACACGAACGGCAGTTGCAGCAAGAGGTCCTTTTGGAATTTGATGACGAAGAGCGGACCAGAGAAGCAATGATAAGAGAACAAGAAGTCGGACATATTGTACAGAGCATATCTGATCTAAATCATATATTTAAG GACCTGGCACACATGGTTCAGGATCAAGGTAGCGTATTAGACCGAATTGACTACAACGTTGAACAGACACAGATACAAGTGCAAGAGGGTTATAAGCAATTAAAAAAAGCTGATACGTACCAAAGAGCGAATCGCAAATTATACTGTATTATGGTGCTAACAATTAGTATAATATTCCTCAGCTTCCTCTTTGTTATATTCAAAACCTAG
- the Syx16 gene encoding syntaxin-16 isoform X2, giving the protein MHHRLDTYTLNKMALVAPESMTGGDVELGGLNLAGDAPPAWSDALEETQYILSRLRAKLAELKELHAKHLTRPTLDDTSQEERQMEQLTREMGRAFTSGHRQVQLIKTAARQESRASERRLAASAAVALSTALQELGLSYRAAQSHYLQQLNSREERSRQYFEEDQEFVSVEPSDSWATDLKFAQVGGSNYEQQHERQLQQEVLLEFDDEERTREAMIREQEVGHIVQSISDLNHIFKDLAHMVQDQGSVLDRIDYNVEQTQIQVQEGYKQLKKADTYQRANRKLYCIMVLTISIIFLSFLFVIFKT; this is encoded by the exons ATGCATCACAGACTCGACACATATACTCTGAACaa AATGGCTCTTGTAGCCCCGGAATCAATGACTGGAGGTGACGTCGAGCTAGGGGGTTTGAATTTGGCTGGAGATGCACCACCTGCATGGTCTGATGCTCTGGAAGAAACCCAATACATCCTTAGtagactgcgagcaaagcttgCTGAATTAAAGGAACTTCATGCAAAGCATTTGACCAGGCCAACGTTGGATGACACGTCTCAG GAAGAAAGGCAGATGGAGCAATTGACCAGAGAGATGGGAAGAGCATTTACAAGTGGCCATCGGCAAGTGCAACTTATCAAGACAGCTGCCAGACAAGAAAGTAGAGCAAGTGAACGTCGACTTGCAGCCAGTGCCGCAGTAGCTCTTTCCACTGCTCTCCAGGAGCTGGGGTTATCCTATCGAGCTGCGCAAAGCCACTACTTACAGC AATTGAATTCGAGAGAAGAAAGAAGTCGGCAGTACTTTGAGGAAGATCAAGAGTTTGTTTCTGTTGAACCATCGGATTCATGGGCAACAGATTTAAAGTTTGCTCAGGTTGGTGGAAGTAACTATGAACAACAACACGAACGGCAGTTGCAGCAAGAGGTCCTTTTGGAATTTGATGACGAAGAGCGGACCAGAGAAGCAATGATAAGAGAACAAGAAGTCGGACATATTGTACAGAGCATATCTGATCTAAATCATATATTTAAG GACCTGGCACACATGGTTCAGGATCAAGGTAGCGTATTAGACCGAATTGACTACAACGTTGAACAGACACAGATACAAGTGCAAGAGGGTTATAAGCAATTAAAAAAAGCTGATACGTACCAAAGAGCGAATCGCAAATTATACTGTATTATGGTGCTAACAATTAGTATAATATTCCTCAGCTTCCTCTTTGTTATATTCAAAACCTAG